A genomic window from Caldicellulosiruptor kronotskyensis 2002 includes:
- a CDS encoding DUF1934 domain-containing protein: MKKDVLIYVKGTQEYPVNSFENSIEFFTEGKFYKKGESYFVTYKESELTGLEGTTTTFKIQPDLITLIRWGDVTSTFIFEPGKRHISTYITDQGVIMIGIYTKKMKVDLDDSGGEVLVEYAIDLDSHMMSENDFLLKIKEAGVKN; encoded by the coding sequence ATGAAAAAAGACGTCCTGATTTACGTAAAAGGAACGCAGGAATACCCCGTAAACAGCTTTGAAAATAGCATAGAGTTTTTCACAGAAGGAAAGTTTTATAAAAAAGGTGAAAGTTATTTTGTGACATATAAGGAAAGTGAACTGACCGGGCTTGAAGGTACCACAACAACTTTTAAGATTCAACCCGACCTTATAACTTTAATCCGCTGGGGTGATGTTACATCAACCTTTATATTTGAACCTGGCAAAAGACACATCTCCACATATATAACCGACCAGGGAGTTATAATGATTGGGATTTATACAAAGAAGATGAAAGTTGATTTGGATGATAGTGGTGGAGAAGTTTTGGTAGAGTATGCTATAGATTTAGATTCGCATATGATGTCTGAAAATGACTTTTTACTTAAAATCAAAGAGGCAGGTGTAAAAAATTGA
- the argS gene encoding arginine--tRNA ligase translates to MNLVKLAKQQIQDVVQNAIKNCIDKGVFELDSIPGIMIEKPKEKSHGDFATNIAMELTRKLKKNPREIANGIVSAIDLSNTFIEKVEVAGPGFINFFFRKDWLYKVVDVILTEGDDYGKVNIGNGKKVMVEFVSANPTGPMHMGNARGGALGDCLANLLKWAGYNVTKEFYVNDAGNQIEKFGQSLEIRYRQLKGENIDLPEDCYHGEDIIERVKEYLDEHGDDLENLSSDERRKKLVDFALKRNILLMKEHLRKYGIEYDVWFHESSLYESGEVFETIEDLKSRGYTYEKDGALWFAASKIDESLKDEVLIRANGIPTYFAADIAYHRNKFEKRGFDIVIDIWGADHHGHVARMKAAMKALGIDPEKLIVILMQLVRLVRGKEVVRMSKRTGKAITLIDLIDEIGKDAARFMFNTKSADTHIEIDLDLVTQQTLDNPVFYVQYAHARTCGIIRALSEEGIVLDKSRIKVELLQQEEELELLRKLLELPEEIEIAARNLDVSRVTKYLLDLASMFHAFYNACRVKNENEELMFTRLSLVECVRIVINNMLRLLGVEAPEKM, encoded by the coding sequence TTGAATTTAGTAAAACTTGCAAAACAGCAAATTCAAGATGTAGTTCAAAATGCCATAAAAAACTGTATTGACAAAGGAGTATTTGAGCTTGACAGCATTCCAGGTATAATGATTGAAAAGCCGAAGGAGAAATCTCACGGCGATTTTGCAACAAACATAGCAATGGAGCTTACAAGAAAACTTAAGAAAAATCCAAGAGAGATTGCAAATGGCATTGTTAGCGCAATTGATTTATCAAATACTTTCATTGAAAAGGTTGAAGTTGCAGGTCCAGGATTTATAAATTTCTTTTTCAGGAAAGATTGGCTTTACAAAGTTGTGGATGTGATTTTGACTGAAGGTGACGACTATGGAAAAGTAAATATTGGAAATGGCAAAAAAGTGATGGTTGAGTTTGTCTCGGCAAATCCGACTGGTCCCATGCACATGGGGAATGCCCGCGGAGGTGCGCTGGGGGACTGCCTTGCAAACCTTTTAAAATGGGCAGGATACAATGTCACAAAGGAGTTTTATGTCAATGATGCTGGAAACCAGATAGAAAAGTTTGGACAGAGCCTTGAGATTAGATACAGACAGCTGAAGGGTGAAAATATAGATCTTCCTGAAGATTGCTATCATGGTGAGGATATAATCGAAAGGGTAAAAGAATATTTAGATGAGCACGGGGATGATTTGGAGAATTTGTCTTCGGATGAGAGAAGAAAAAAGCTTGTTGACTTTGCCCTAAAGAGAAATATTTTGCTTATGAAAGAGCACTTGAGAAAATATGGCATAGAATATGATGTATGGTTTCATGAAAGTAGCCTTTATGAGAGTGGAGAAGTTTTTGAGACAATTGAGGATTTAAAATCAAGAGGATACACGTACGAAAAAGATGGGGCACTGTGGTTTGCAGCATCAAAGATAGATGAGAGCTTGAAAGATGAGGTTTTGATAAGAGCAAATGGGATTCCAACCTATTTTGCAGCTGATATTGCTTATCACAGAAACAAGTTTGAAAAAAGAGGCTTTGATATTGTAATAGATATTTGGGGTGCTGACCATCACGGGCATGTTGCAAGAATGAAAGCTGCAATGAAAGCGCTTGGGATTGACCCAGAAAAGCTTATAGTTATCCTTATGCAACTTGTAAGGCTGGTAAGAGGCAAGGAAGTTGTCAGAATGTCAAAGAGAACTGGCAAGGCAATAACCCTTATTGACCTAATTGACGAAATAGGCAAAGACGCTGCAAGGTTTATGTTCAATACAAAATCAGCAGATACTCACATTGAGATAGATTTAGACCTTGTGACCCAGCAGACACTTGACAACCCTGTATTTTATGTCCAGTATGCTCATGCAAGAACATGCGGAATCATTAGAGCTCTGTCAGAAGAGGGAATAGTGTTAGATAAAAGTAGAATAAAAGTAGAGCTTTTGCAGCAAGAAGAAGAACTTGAACTTTTGAGAAAGCTTTTAGAACTTCCTGAAGAAATTGAGATAGCAGCAAGGAACTTAGACGTTAGCAGAGTGACAAAGTATCTTTTAGACTTAGCATCTATGTTTCACGCCTTTTATAACGCGTGCAGAGTTAAAAATGAAAATGAAGAACTGATGTTTACAAGGCTTTCTCTTGTTGAGTGTGTAAGAATTGTCATAAATAATATGCTAAGACTGCTTGGAGTTGAGGCTCCAGAGAAGATGTAA
- a CDS encoding phenylacetate--CoA ligase family protein, which yields MDVIGYLIRNVFFSLMETFKGNTIRKKLKILAQNSRASQEKIKDIQREELKKLLLYCIEHVPAYKKYDYLKKDIESCPEKALKEFPILEKKEFSENRDFFLSEKADLSKCILNRTGGSTGEPVKFYMDRETVEWYEAARYLGLSWWGINIGDRCLMLWASRNDIGSVRNLKSRIKERILKNRLIISSWDINEKTVNEIAKRIKKFKPLYIYAYPSAVYKLAYLLKENGIDLNLKLKGVVTTAENLYEYQRDLIQEVFKCPVINEYGARDGGIIAYECPKGKMHLMTLTGFYEFVDIEGLENEKRKSILVTDLHNYVMPRLRYRLGDVVTLDDEDCTCGVGFPTIKEIDGRIDEIFVTKNGEVYDSHFFNILAREMEGVLQYQLVQHNLDNMTLKIVKGNGFNEREVEKFIKNIKSKFGDISIKVDYVNEIECGPSGKVRYIVREYKIPAMKVLLSLLKIVVSVITIFTFDL from the coding sequence ATGGATGTTATTGGCTATTTGATAAGAAATGTTTTCTTTTCTCTGATGGAAACTTTTAAAGGGAACACGATAAGAAAGAAACTAAAAATTTTAGCTCAAAATAGTAGAGCTTCTCAAGAAAAAATTAAAGATATTCAGAGAGAAGAACTAAAAAAATTGTTGTTGTATTGTATTGAACATGTCCCAGCATATAAAAAGTACGACTATCTCAAAAAAGATATAGAATCTTGTCCAGAAAAGGCTTTAAAAGAATTTCCCATCTTGGAGAAAAAAGAGTTTTCAGAAAACAGAGATTTTTTCTTGTCAGAAAAAGCAGATCTTTCAAAGTGCATCTTAAATAGAACAGGCGGGTCTACAGGAGAGCCTGTGAAGTTTTATATGGATAGAGAAACTGTTGAGTGGTATGAAGCAGCAAGGTATTTGGGGCTTTCGTGGTGGGGAATAAATATTGGTGACAGGTGTCTGATGCTTTGGGCATCAAGAAATGACATTGGTAGTGTTAGGAATTTAAAAAGTAGGATTAAAGAACGAATTCTAAAAAATAGACTTATTATTTCTTCATGGGATATAAACGAAAAGACTGTCAATGAGATTGCAAAAAGAATCAAGAAATTCAAACCTTTGTATATATACGCATATCCTTCTGCAGTATATAAGCTTGCATACCTTTTAAAAGAAAATGGTATAGATTTGAATTTGAAACTCAAAGGGGTTGTAACTACAGCTGAAAATTTATATGAATATCAAAGAGATTTAATTCAAGAGGTATTTAAATGCCCTGTAATAAACGAATATGGGGCAAGGGATGGCGGAATAATAGCGTATGAGTGTCCAAAAGGTAAGATGCATTTGATGACCTTGACAGGATTTTATGAGTTTGTAGATATCGAAGGATTAGAGAATGAAAAGAGGAAATCAATCTTGGTAACAGATCTTCACAATTATGTAATGCCAAGGCTAAGATATAGACTTGGCGATGTAGTGACACTTGATGATGAAGACTGCACCTGCGGAGTAGGATTTCCAACTATTAAGGAGATAGATGGTAGGATTGATGAGATATTTGTCACAAAGAATGGAGAGGTTTATGACAGTCACTTTTTCAATATATTAGCAAGAGAGATGGAAGGTGTGCTGCAGTATCAACTTGTTCAGCATAATTTAGATAATATGACGCTGAAGATTGTAAAAGGTAATGGATTTAATGAGAGAGAGGTTGAGAAGTTTATAAAAAATATTAAAAGCAAGTTTGGAGATATTTCGATAAAAGTTGATTATGTAAATGAAATTGAATGTGGACCTTCTGGAAAGGTTAGATATATAGTGAGAGAATACAAAATTCCAGCAATGAAGGTTTTGCTTTCATTATTAAAAATAGTAGTTTCTGTAATTACTATATTTACTTTTGATTTGTAA
- a CDS encoding FMN-binding glutamate synthase family protein → MNLRRPNANEATGTFNRSKDVVPMSGICTRCVDGCQGNCEIFLASFRGREVLYPGPFGEVTAGADKNYPVDYSHLNIQGYAVGAKGLPEGVEPNPDTAIFPNVDTTTEYGWEKKVKMKVPIFTGALGSTEIARKNWEHFAVGAAISGITLVCGENVCGVDPELELTSDGKVKKSPEMDRRINTYKRFHEGWGEILVQMNVEDTRLGVAEYVIEKHGLDTIELKWGQGAKCIGGEIKVKSLERALELKKRGYVVLPDPTQKDVQEAFKRGAIREFERHSRLGFVEKESFLKEIERLRRLGFKRITLKTGAYSAVELAMALRFGAEAKLDLITIDGAPGGTGMSPWPMMNEWGIPTFYLEALAYQFAEKLTKKGFRVPDLAIAGGFSTEDGVFKAIAMGAPYVKAVCMGRALMIPGMVGKNIEKWLKEGNLPKTVSKYGSTPEEIFITYEELREKYGDEIKNIPLGAIGIYTFVQKFKTGLQQLMAGSRNFRISTISRKDLIALTEDAAKISGIPYVMDAYREEAERILEE, encoded by the coding sequence ATGAATTTAAGAAGACCAAATGCAAATGAAGCAACAGGTACGTTTAACCGCTCAAAAGATGTTGTGCCAATGTCAGGAATTTGTACAAGATGCGTGGATGGGTGTCAGGGAAACTGTGAAATCTTTTTGGCCTCTTTTAGAGGAAGAGAGGTTTTATACCCGGGACCTTTTGGAGAAGTGACTGCTGGTGCTGACAAAAATTATCCTGTTGATTATTCACATCTGAACATTCAGGGTTATGCTGTTGGAGCAAAAGGGCTTCCTGAAGGAGTTGAACCAAATCCAGATACAGCTATTTTCCCTAATGTTGATACGACAACTGAATATGGTTGGGAAAAGAAAGTTAAAATGAAGGTTCCTATATTCACTGGAGCTCTTGGTTCTACAGAAATTGCGCGCAAGAATTGGGAACATTTTGCTGTAGGTGCTGCAATTTCAGGTATCACACTTGTTTGCGGAGAAAATGTTTGTGGAGTTGACCCTGAACTTGAACTCACATCAGATGGAAAAGTTAAAAAGTCCCCTGAAATGGATAGAAGGATAAATACTTATAAAAGATTTCATGAGGGCTGGGGCGAAATATTAGTTCAAATGAACGTTGAAGATACTCGCCTTGGTGTTGCAGAATATGTTATTGAAAAACACGGGCTTGATACAATTGAGCTCAAGTGGGGTCAGGGTGCAAAGTGTATAGGCGGTGAGATAAAGGTAAAGAGCTTAGAAAGAGCTTTAGAACTCAAAAAGAGAGGATATGTTGTTTTGCCCGACCCAACTCAAAAAGATGTTCAGGAAGCATTTAAAAGAGGTGCTATAAGAGAATTTGAAAGACATTCCAGACTTGGATTTGTTGAAAAAGAAAGCTTTTTGAAAGAGATTGAACGGCTCAGAAGACTTGGATTTAAGAGAATAACACTCAAAACAGGAGCATATTCAGCTGTTGAACTTGCAATGGCACTAAGGTTTGGTGCTGAGGCAAAACTTGATTTAATAACAATTGATGGTGCACCAGGTGGCACAGGCATGAGCCCGTGGCCAATGATGAATGAATGGGGTATCCCAACATTCTATTTGGAAGCTCTGGCATATCAGTTTGCTGAAAAGCTTACAAAGAAAGGTTTTAGAGTTCCAGACCTTGCAATCGCAGGTGGTTTTTCAACAGAAGATGGTGTGTTCAAAGCAATTGCAATGGGTGCACCATATGTAAAAGCTGTTTGTATGGGAAGAGCCTTAATGATACCAGGTATGGTGGGCAAGAATATTGAAAAGTGGTTAAAAGAAGGTAATCTACCAAAAACAGTATCCAAGTATGGTTCAACACCAGAAGAAATATTTATAACATATGAAGAGCTGCGTGAAAAGTATGGTGATGAGATAAAGAATATACCTCTTGGTGCAATTGGTATCTATACATTTGTTCAAAAGTTCAAAACAGGTTTGCAGCAACTTATGGCAGGGTCAAGAAACTTCAGAATCTCTACAATTTCAAGAAAAGACCTCATCGCTCTTACCGAAGATGCTGCTAAAATATCAGGCATTCCGTATGTGATGGATGCATACAGGGAAGAGGCAGAAAGGATACTTGAAGAATAA
- a CDS encoding helix-turn-helix domain-containing protein: MLFKKFKESFVFKRFLISYISILLIPLLLSLIVFNTSVAVVQKNSVNSTLFLLNQLKNLIDSRIEKIDEIAIKMAYDSKLQWISSLNKPTEGSPDIYWFWEYYNNFCKIVSNLKDELDISLLVALKHNDTIYYNSVLYFGMNDFYNNNFKYEKMSFKEWYTYLFSRFHYKDFLPKSNVVVDGIKKEVITYVYSFPFWKKRNPDGVIAIFIDESKIQNLLREIVENLKGNAYILSEEGKVISSYSTNLTMLNNINSLNFEKSEGSMVVQINRSKVIRTYVKSQLNNWIYVAEFPIEVVMKEVYFLRKVTIIVLLVALFLGFIFSIIFAYRNEKPISEILSILKRARPALNKDEKEFEFIKKEISNLLQSEIELSKRLENQQFILKEIFFERLLYGHYDDKSKIEKLMKYLNFDIDSKRFSVAIIRILKEYQKATKSILNELDLYRISIEEILKRNFEGPIYIHTISENEVSILVGFDIENDEEVKKQTKDLFETIQREITEKYSITPLIVLGRTCSSLFDVQYAFLDAKELLENISLKYEEIENNIICADEWQKSDVIYYPLEIEEKIISLTLAGRVGEIKSILDMLFEKNFRENNLSKNLKIIFLNELLATFIKVLNRCDSSIASTLELKQLFVTKEKQDLEAVFEEIAKKFFEISKIMDQNKKSHNEKLLEKILDFIHSNLYNSQMSISFVASQFDLSNSYFSFFFKEQTGMKFSDYIEKLRIEKACELLRKGKYNIDEVAKMVGYTNAHTFRRAFKKVIGILPSEFCERLREV; this comes from the coding sequence ATGTTATTTAAAAAATTTAAAGAGTCGTTTGTGTTTAAAAGATTTCTAATATCATATATATCAATACTTCTTATTCCTTTGTTATTATCATTGATTGTATTTAACACATCAGTTGCTGTTGTTCAAAAAAATTCAGTTAATTCAACATTATTTTTGCTAAATCAATTAAAAAATCTTATTGACAGCAGAATAGAAAAGATAGATGAAATAGCAATAAAGATGGCATATGATTCTAAACTTCAATGGATTTCTTCTTTAAATAAACCGACAGAAGGCTCTCCTGATATATATTGGTTTTGGGAATATTACAATAATTTTTGTAAAATTGTTTCTAATTTGAAAGACGAATTAGATATATCATTATTAGTTGCACTGAAACACAATGACACTATTTATTACAATTCTGTACTTTATTTTGGGATGAATGATTTTTATAACAATAATTTTAAATATGAGAAGATGTCATTTAAAGAGTGGTATACTTACCTTTTCAGCAGATTTCATTACAAAGATTTTTTGCCAAAATCAAATGTTGTAGTAGACGGAATAAAAAAAGAAGTTATAACATATGTTTATTCGTTTCCATTTTGGAAAAAACGCAATCCTGATGGAGTTATTGCAATATTCATTGACGAAAGCAAAATCCAAAATTTACTGAGAGAGATTGTAGAAAATTTAAAAGGGAATGCTTATATACTTTCAGAAGAAGGAAAAGTCATCTCAAGCTATTCAACAAATTTAACAATGTTGAACAATATTAACTCTTTAAATTTTGAGAAATCAGAAGGTTCTATGGTTGTACAAATAAATAGAAGCAAAGTAATAAGAACATATGTAAAATCGCAATTGAATAACTGGATTTATGTTGCCGAGTTTCCTATAGAAGTTGTTATGAAAGAGGTTTACTTTTTAAGAAAGGTTACAATTATAGTATTACTTGTTGCATTATTTTTAGGTTTTATATTTTCAATAATTTTTGCTTATAGGAATGAAAAGCCTATATCTGAAATTTTAAGTATTTTAAAAAGGGCAAGGCCAGCTTTAAATAAAGACGAAAAAGAATTTGAATTTATTAAAAAGGAGATTTCAAATTTATTGCAAAGTGAAATAGAACTTTCTAAAAGGCTTGAGAACCAGCAGTTTATATTAAAAGAAATTTTCTTTGAAAGACTTTTATATGGTCACTACGATGACAAAAGCAAGATTGAGAAACTAATGAAGTATTTGAATTTCGACATAGATTCAAAAAGATTTTCAGTGGCAATTATAAGAATATTAAAAGAATATCAAAAGGCTACCAAAAGTATACTCAATGAACTTGATTTATACAGGATTTCTATTGAAGAAATTTTGAAGAGAAATTTTGAGGGTCCTATTTACATACACACTATATCAGAAAACGAAGTCTCAATATTAGTGGGCTTTGATATAGAAAATGATGAAGAAGTAAAAAAACAAACAAAAGATTTATTTGAAACCATTCAAAGGGAGATAACTGAAAAGTATTCTATAACCCCATTGATAGTGTTAGGACGCACATGTAGCAGTCTATTTGATGTTCAATATGCATTTTTAGATGCTAAAGAATTATTAGAAAATATTTCACTGAAGTATGAAGAGATAGAAAACAATATAATCTGTGCTGATGAATGGCAAAAATCAGATGTAATATACTATCCGTTAGAAATAGAAGAAAAAATTATTTCACTTACTCTTGCAGGGCGTGTCGGTGAGATAAAATCTATACTTGATATGCTTTTTGAGAAAAACTTTAGAGAAAATAATCTCAGTAAAAATCTGAAGATTATTTTTCTAAATGAGCTTTTGGCTACATTCATTAAAGTACTCAACAGGTGTGATAGTTCGATTGCTTCGACTTTGGAACTAAAACAGCTATTTGTTACAAAAGAAAAACAAGACTTAGAAGCAGTTTTTGAAGAGATTGCTAAAAAGTTTTTTGAAATTTCTAAAATAATGGACCAGAATAAAAAAAGTCACAATGAAAAGCTGTTAGAAAAAATATTAGATTTTATACATTCAAATTTATATAACTCTCAGATGAGTATATCTTTTGTGGCTTCACAATTTGACCTTTCGAACTCTTATTTTTCATTCTTTTTCAAAGAACAGACAGGTATGAAGTTTAGCGATTACATCGAAAAACTGCGAATTGAAAAGGCCTGTGAACTTTTAAGAAAGGGTAAATATAACATTGATGAGGTTGCAAAAATGGTAGGATACACTAATGCACATACATTCAGAAGAGCTTTCAAAAAAGTAATAGGAATCTTGCCGAGTGAGTTTTGTGAAAGACTAAGAGAAGTTTAA